Proteins from a single region of Paenibacillus sp. BIHB 4019:
- a CDS encoding DMT family transporter yields MKPRNAELLIVLATVFWGCSYLFMKIGLESIAAFNLIALRFGLAFLLTSLLFWKSLRKADWRTIKYSAMLGFLLFAVFACILFGLKTTTTSNAGFLVSMTVIFVPLLSVMLFKQKLAPSMRLSVVLALTGIALLTLKLPFSIGGGDILCVLSAAFYALYIILTNSAAKTSNTLNLGILQLGFAGGFGLIGMLLFETPTLPQTPASWGAVLALSLLCSGFGFIIQPIAQKYTTPTRTGLIFALEPVFAATVGFWFAHEILPPQGYVGAALVLLAVVASEIKWKRHDGAPLPVKGPVQVPGRAREKEALQ; encoded by the coding sequence ATGAAACCTAGAAACGCCGAATTACTCATCGTGCTCGCAACCGTATTTTGGGGCTGTTCTTACTTATTTATGAAAATAGGGCTTGAATCCATTGCTGCCTTTAATTTAATTGCCCTGCGCTTCGGACTCGCCTTCCTGCTTACGTCTCTTCTCTTCTGGAAATCGCTGCGCAAGGCAGATTGGCGCACGATTAAATATAGTGCGATGCTCGGCTTCCTCCTATTCGCCGTTTTTGCCTGCATCCTGTTCGGGCTTAAGACGACTACGACGTCTAATGCCGGCTTCCTTGTAAGCATGACCGTCATCTTCGTTCCGCTGCTGTCGGTTATGCTGTTCAAGCAGAAGCTTGCTCCATCCATGCGGCTCAGTGTTGTGCTAGCCCTTACCGGCATCGCGCTGCTGACGCTAAAACTGCCATTCAGCATCGGGGGTGGAGATATCCTTTGCGTGCTGTCAGCTGCTTTTTATGCCCTTTATATTATATTAACGAACTCGGCGGCGAAAACTTCAAACACGCTGAATCTGGGCATTTTACAGCTAGGCTTTGCGGGCGGTTTTGGCTTAATCGGCATGCTGCTGTTCGAGACCCCGACTTTGCCGCAAACGCCTGCCAGCTGGGGGGCTGTGCTTGCGCTAAGCCTTTTATGCAGCGGCTTTGGCTTCATTATTCAGCCCATTGCCCAAAAATACACGACACCCACGCGAACGGGGCTTATTTTCGCCTTGGAGCCTGTGTTTGCGGCAACCGTAGGCTTTTGGTTTGCACATGAAATTTTGCCGCCGCAGGGCTATGTCGGAGCAGCGCTCGTGCTGCTTGCTGTCGTCGCCTCCGAAATAAAATGGAAGCGCCATGATGGCGCTCCGTTGCCCGTTAAGGGCCCGGTTCAAGTTCCGGGTAGAGCTAGGGAAAAAGAGGCACTACAGTAG
- a CDS encoding LysR family transcriptional regulator, protein MSINKYEIFVQVARLGSLTKAAEILGFTQSGISHAINSLESEIGFRLLQRSRAGIQLTSEGERLLQPMREVLQANVRLQEEIAAIRGLEAGTIRIGTFTSVSVHWLPRMMKAFLNDYPQIEFKLMEGDYQEVEEWLEEGQIDCGFFSLPTSDKLEVFPLKEDRMLCILPQEHPLCGAAFFPLARLAEEPFIIPKAGSDHDVRRVLKKAAITPNVRFEAGDDAAIIAMVEQGLGISILPELVIEGRKHHVHVMELEEPSFRSLGIAVHSMKFCSPATRRFLAHVQSWLEKQQLLQANNA, encoded by the coding sequence ATGAGCATTAATAAATATGAAATATTCGTACAGGTTGCGCGGCTTGGCAGTTTAACGAAGGCGGCGGAAATACTCGGCTTTACCCAATCGGGCATTAGCCACGCGATCAACAGCTTGGAGAGTGAAATCGGTTTTAGGCTGCTGCAGCGCAGCCGCGCAGGCATTCAATTGACATCGGAAGGCGAGCGGCTCTTGCAGCCAATGCGCGAGGTGCTTCAAGCCAATGTCCGATTGCAAGAAGAGATCGCTGCAATCAGGGGGCTGGAGGCTGGAACGATTCGTATCGGCACGTTCACAAGCGTATCCGTCCACTGGCTGCCGCGGATGATGAAAGCTTTCCTGAACGATTATCCGCAAATTGAATTTAAGCTGATGGAGGGGGACTATCAGGAGGTTGAGGAATGGCTGGAGGAGGGGCAAATCGACTGCGGTTTTTTCTCCTTGCCCACGAGTGACAAGCTGGAGGTGTTCCCGCTAAAAGAGGATCGGATGCTGTGCATTTTGCCCCAGGAACATCCGTTGTGCGGAGCCGCCTTTTTCCCGCTTGCGCGGCTTGCGGAGGAACCATTCATTATCCCTAAAGCGGGCTCGGATCATGACGTTCGGCGTGTGCTTAAGAAGGCGGCGATTACGCCAAACGTCAGATTTGAGGCGGGTGATGATGCGGCTATTATTGCCATGGTTGAACAGGGACTGGGCATTAGCATATTGCCTGAGCTCGTAATTGAAGGGCGCAAGCATCATGTCCACGTCATGGAGCTGGAAGAACCAAGCTTTCGGTCGCTTGGCATCGCCGTCCATTCTATGAAGTTTTGCTCGCCTGCTACGAGGCGATTCCTTGCCCATGTACAATCATGGCTGGAAAAGCAGCAGCTATTGCAGGCCAATAATGCATAA
- a CDS encoding PPK2 family polyphosphate kinase, whose translation MAKNHEQTANKKVVLSSIDPKDKGSFNHKEEVEKEALKLKEELEQLQEKLAAAKEQAVLFVIQGMDCSGKDGVTKHVFAGLNPQGVSAHSFKAPTDVEKRHDFIWRAHNNVPELGQIAIFNRSYYEDVLITRVHGAVSDQEAKRRFKHINHFESLLADSGVKVVKIFLHISKEFQLEKLKSRIEDSSKNWKFDPSDLQERKYWEQYQGYYEQLFEKCSKHAPWHIVPSDHRWYRNYAVLRIAVEALRSMELQEPPANPELKAFLKEIKEQEQEQS comes from the coding sequence ATGGCAAAAAACCATGAGCAGACGGCGAATAAAAAGGTTGTTTTGAGCAGCATCGATCCAAAGGATAAAGGTTCCTTTAACCATAAGGAAGAGGTGGAGAAGGAAGCGCTGAAGCTGAAGGAGGAATTGGAGCAGCTTCAGGAGAAGCTCGCGGCTGCGAAGGAGCAGGCAGTGCTGTTCGTCATTCAAGGGATGGATTGCAGCGGGAAGGATGGCGTAACGAAGCATGTGTTTGCCGGGCTGAACCCGCAGGGCGTGTCCGCTCATAGCTTCAAGGCGCCGACGGATGTGGAGAAGCGGCATGATTTTATTTGGCGGGCGCACAACAACGTGCCGGAGCTGGGCCAAATCGCGATTTTTAACCGTTCTTATTATGAGGATGTTTTGATTACAAGGGTGCATGGTGCAGTGTCCGACCAGGAGGCGAAGCGGCGCTTTAAGCATATTAACCATTTTGAGTCGCTGCTTGCGGATAGCGGGGTTAAGGTTGTCAAAATCTTTTTGCACATTTCCAAGGAGTTTCAGCTGGAGAAGCTGAAAAGCCGAATTGAGGATTCGTCGAAAAATTGGAAGTTTGACCCGTCGGACCTCCAGGAGCGGAAATACTGGGAACAATATCAGGGCTATTACGAGCAGCTGTTTGAAAAATGCAGCAAGCACGCGCCTTGGCATATCGTGCCTTCTGACCATCGCTGGTACCGCAATTATGCCGTGCTGCGCATTGCTGTGGAAGCCTTGAGAAGCATGGAGCTCCAAGAGCCGCCAGCGAATCCGGAGCTGAAAGCTTTTCTGAAGGAAATCAAGGAGCAAGAGCAGGAGCAGTCATAA
- a CDS encoding SMI1/KNR4 family protein, whose protein sequence is MSVNSTLMTQLQQFASVFGRHDIDLGEVYYHDEPLPVQEPLPLGEALRTFYSCIELQEHPIIGGVLAVQFFRLPELERAQQGWRWIMTASGLAPDPKWPDGWIVFADYNGDALIVDSTDPQGPVYGSIQKRHSQIAASLSDFFAMTTALMKVEEEEFELDATDEDSEVKSEFIERAMELAPAIIGREHGQQYLDFFFS, encoded by the coding sequence ATGAGCGTAAATAGTACATTAATGACGCAACTACAGCAATTCGCTTCCGTATTTGGGAGGCATGACATTGACCTTGGCGAGGTTTATTATCATGATGAGCCGCTGCCCGTTCAGGAGCCGCTTCCACTTGGAGAAGCGCTGCGAACCTTTTACAGCTGTATAGAATTGCAGGAGCATCCGATAATTGGCGGTGTTCTGGCCGTGCAATTTTTCCGTTTGCCGGAGCTGGAGCGGGCGCAGCAGGGCTGGCGCTGGATTATGACGGCTTCCGGACTTGCTCCTGATCCGAAATGGCCGGATGGCTGGATCGTCTTCGCCGATTACAATGGCGATGCGCTTATCGTTGATTCGACCGATCCGCAAGGGCCGGTATACGGCAGCATTCAGAAGCGGCATTCGCAAATCGCTGCCTCGCTGTCCGATTTTTTCGCCATGACTACTGCATTGATGAAGGTAGAGGAAGAGGAATTCGAACTCGATGCCACGGACGAGGATTCCGAAGTAAAGAGCGAGTTTATTGAACGCGCCATGGAGCTTGCCCCGGCGATTATAGGACGCGAGCATGGACAGCAATATTTGGATTTTTTCTTTAGCTAG
- a CDS encoding LacI family DNA-binding transcriptional regulator, whose product MTTIRDVSKLAGVSVATVSRLYNKSGYVSKEAEAAIQAAAEKLNYKPNTIARSLAGKKTAAVALMVPDILNPFFPEIARAAEDAAASQGYTLVLCNTDNNPDKEKRYIEALINKQIDGIIVSSYTISPEQIIALQKRSIPIVVIDKSFPDHPIVTITAANRYGGQLAVQHLLDAGCGKIAHICGPSHVHSARERTLAYEEMCSELPWFTPSLTAFGHFSVAGGYEAMKNIFRQHPDVDGVFAGNDLMAAGALKALHELGVSVPSQVKLIGFDGVRMDMVYPELTTVSQQIYTLGSTAMNYLIRQINNEPLERCNYELEVALLQKATT is encoded by the coding sequence ATGACCACGATCAGAGATGTCAGCAAGCTGGCCGGCGTATCGGTTGCCACTGTCTCTCGGCTGTACAATAAAAGCGGATATGTAAGCAAGGAAGCGGAAGCCGCCATTCAAGCCGCTGCCGAGAAGCTGAACTACAAGCCTAATACGATTGCCAGGAGCCTCGCGGGCAAAAAAACAGCTGCAGTCGCCTTAATGGTACCCGACATTTTGAACCCTTTTTTCCCAGAAATTGCCCGTGCTGCTGAGGATGCAGCCGCCTCCCAAGGCTATACGCTCGTCCTTTGCAACACGGACAATAATCCCGACAAGGAAAAAAGGTATATAGAAGCGTTAATCAATAAACAAATTGATGGCATTATCGTTTCTTCTTATACCATTTCACCCGAGCAAATTATTGCCTTGCAAAAACGGTCGATTCCGATCGTCGTCATTGATAAAAGCTTTCCTGACCATCCAATTGTTACGATTACAGCAGCTAACCGCTATGGCGGACAGCTCGCCGTGCAGCATTTGCTGGATGCGGGATGCGGCAAAATCGCCCATATATGCGGACCATCGCATGTGCATTCCGCGCGTGAGCGAACGCTCGCTTATGAGGAAATGTGCTCTGAACTGCCGTGGTTTACGCCTAGCCTAACCGCATTCGGCCACTTCAGCGTTGCAGGAGGCTACGAGGCAATGAAAAATATTTTTCGCCAGCATCCCGATGTGGACGGCGTATTCGCCGGCAATGACCTTATGGCCGCAGGAGCGCTTAAGGCGCTGCATGAGCTTGGCGTATCCGTCCCCTCCCAAGTGAAGCTAATTGGCTTCGACGGTGTTCGAATGGATATGGTATATCCGGAGCTGACCACCGTTTCCCAGCAAATTTATACGCTCGGCAGCACCGCTATGAACTATTTAATTCGCCAAATTAACAACGAGCCGCTTGAGCGCTGCAACTATGAGCTGGAAGTAGCGCTGCTCCAGAAAGCAACGACCTAA
- the rbsK gene encoding ribokinase, with protein sequence MSQAKITVIGSLNIDMVTETDVMPNQGETLIGNAFSSFTGGKGANQAVACARLGAAVTMLGCVGEDTMAQQLRDALGAEGIDMQYVKTVPHQATGIAAITVTEGDNRIIVIPGANHCLLPEDVLALKDVIAASDMVMLQHEIPLETVEASIRLAYSLGVPVILNPAPAVRLPEELLAQLHLITPNEFELAIVTGLERQTTPESLLEQYPHPIVMTAGSNGAYYKAAEGTQGHVTGHKVEVVDTTGAGDTFNGALAVKLSEGAALEEAVQFAVAASALSVTKLGAQSGMPLRKDVEAFIQQASH encoded by the coding sequence ATGTCCCAAGCAAAAATTACCGTTATTGGCAGTTTGAATATTGATATGGTTACAGAAACGGATGTGATGCCGAATCAAGGGGAGACGTTAATTGGCAACGCTTTTTCCAGCTTTACAGGCGGAAAAGGCGCTAATCAGGCAGTCGCTTGCGCAAGACTTGGGGCTGCGGTTACAATGCTCGGCTGTGTCGGCGAGGATACGATGGCGCAGCAGCTAAGGGACGCGCTTGGCGCTGAGGGTATCGATATGCAATATGTGAAAACGGTTCCTCATCAAGCTACCGGCATCGCTGCCATTACCGTCACCGAAGGCGACAATCGCATTATCGTTATTCCAGGGGCAAACCACTGCTTGCTTCCAGAAGATGTCCTTGCACTGAAGGATGTCATCGCTGCCTCAGATATGGTCATGCTGCAGCATGAAATTCCGCTTGAAACGGTCGAAGCTTCCATTAGGCTCGCGTATTCACTCGGCGTACCGGTTATTTTGAACCCGGCGCCTGCTGTGAGATTGCCGGAGGAATTGCTAGCCCAATTGCATCTCATTACGCCAAATGAATTTGAGCTGGCTATTGTGACGGGTTTAGAGCGCCAAACTACTCCGGAATCTTTACTGGAGCAGTATCCGCATCCTATCGTAATGACAGCAGGCAGCAACGGCGCTTATTACAAAGCAGCGGAGGGGACGCAAGGCCATGTAACGGGACATAAGGTCGAAGTTGTAGATACGACTGGTGCAGGCGATACGTTTAACGGTGCACTAGCTGTGAAGCTAAGCGAAGGAGCCGCTCTAGAGGAAGCTGTCCAGTTCGCCGTTGCCGCAAGCGCACTATCCGTCACCAAGCTAGGTGCCCAAAGCGGAATGCCGCTCCGTAAGGATGTCGAAGCTTTCATCCAGCAAGCATCACACTAA
- the fliB gene encoding flagellin lysine-N-methylase, with product MTSPQHKVPNYMKQFACIGSACEDTCCAWWGISIDKHTYTKYQSVTHTSLRRKLKQNLSIKPQGSVQDYAEMRLNPNTGDCAMLDQGMCSIQLELGESYLSQTCRTYPRVINQAGNALEMTAQLSCPEVARLVLLDEQAMELVDVDLAHIGSVTYKHKAAAALDPNRPEFYFPEIRKMMIEIMKYREFSLPHRLILLGVFCDNVNLLMDEKKYKELPHLCVQFREEVARNDELRSYNVYPLDAIFQLQYLNNYLMDILDDTIWNARYRECIHDYKQGMTRNGSSLEAIAGTYNYSYEHYYKPFMDQHAHVLENFILNHLYSRMLAEMHVNIPVFDSYQMLVAEFAMIKLHLIGIAAHHQQLSEELTVKLIQSYTKNYEHTALFLKNILDDFKKQGYHTLGYMSLLIKND from the coding sequence ATGACATCTCCACAACATAAAGTCCCTAATTACATGAAGCAGTTTGCTTGCATTGGTTCTGCCTGTGAAGATACTTGCTGCGCTTGGTGGGGGATCAGTATTGATAAACATACCTACACGAAATACCAATCGGTAACCCATACTAGCTTAAGGCGCAAATTGAAGCAAAACTTATCCATTAAACCGCAGGGCAGCGTTCAAGATTATGCTGAAATGCGGTTGAACCCGAATACAGGCGATTGTGCCATGCTTGATCAAGGAATGTGCTCGATTCAATTAGAACTCGGCGAATCCTACCTGTCCCAAACATGCCGAACCTACCCCCGTGTCATTAATCAGGCAGGCAATGCCTTGGAAATGACGGCCCAGCTTTCTTGCCCGGAGGTGGCCCGATTAGTATTGCTTGATGAGCAAGCGATGGAGTTAGTTGACGTTGATTTAGCTCACATCGGCTCCGTTACCTATAAACATAAAGCAGCCGCTGCTCTGGATCCGAATCGCCCGGAGTTCTACTTTCCTGAAATACGCAAGATGATGATCGAGATTATGAAATATAGGGAATTCAGCCTGCCCCATCGCCTTATTCTGCTTGGTGTGTTTTGCGATAATGTCAACTTGCTGATGGATGAGAAAAAATATAAGGAGCTGCCTCATTTATGCGTTCAGTTTCGGGAAGAGGTTGCCCGCAACGATGAGCTGCGCAGTTATAATGTATATCCGCTAGATGCTATTTTTCAACTGCAATATTTGAATAATTATTTGATGGATATTTTGGATGATACGATATGGAATGCCCGCTACCGGGAGTGTATCCATGATTACAAACAAGGAATGACGCGAAATGGAAGCTCATTGGAAGCAATTGCAGGTACCTACAATTACTCTTACGAGCATTATTACAAGCCATTTATGGATCAGCATGCGCACGTTTTAGAGAATTTCATTTTGAATCATTTATATAGCCGGATGCTTGCGGAAATGCATGTGAACATCCCTGTTTTTGACAGCTATCAAATGCTCGTGGCCGAATTTGCCATGATTAAGCTGCATCTTATCGGCATAGCTGCGCACCATCAACAATTAAGCGAGGAGCTGACCGTAAAGCTCATTCAATCTTATACTAAAAACTATGAACATACCGCGCTGTTTCTTAAAAACATCCTTGATGATTTTAAAAAGCAAGGCTATCATACGCTAGGCTATATGAGCCTGCTCATTAAAAATGACTAA
- a CDS encoding iron-siderophore ABC transporter substrate-binding protein: protein MYLYRHSFLYIALAAAIVLLSACGNNSGSGQPSSSASSTVSTASPSASSPETPSDQQPLKVTHPFGTTELPADPERIASINLEDMLLALNVPIVFGMSIGEGYYLNDKLIEQGATLEIWGDNLNLEAIVAAQPDLIIASTAIMQEGYDNLSKIAPTIVYDREDWRNSLAAIGQALGMEDQAQAVISAYDQQAADARTALTPLLSEGKSAAFIRMTAKDFRVYFPNYIDEKTQIEWPTYPGVLYNELGIKLDPTVEKWHQEQPNFQNATISLEMLPELQADYLFVTLGGAGSTDEEIKQAKESFSAIEQSAVWKSVPAVKAGHVIFVNARHWISSGPLANSMKMVDVVAELGSSN, encoded by the coding sequence ATGTATTTGTACCGTCATTCCTTCCTGTATATTGCTCTTGCTGCCGCTATTGTGCTGTTGTCAGCATGTGGGAACAACTCAGGAAGCGGGCAGCCGTCTAGTTCGGCTTCTTCCACTGTCTCGACCGCTTCACCTTCCGCTTCTTCACCGGAGACTCCTTCCGATCAACAGCCGCTCAAGGTTACACATCCCTTTGGCACAACTGAGCTTCCAGCGGACCCTGAGCGGATTGCTTCCATTAATTTGGAGGATATGCTGCTCGCTTTAAATGTGCCGATCGTATTCGGAATGTCGATTGGCGAAGGCTATTATTTAAACGACAAGCTTATAGAGCAAGGTGCCACTTTGGAAATTTGGGGCGATAACCTGAATCTCGAAGCGATCGTTGCAGCCCAACCGGATTTGATTATTGCGAGCACCGCGATTATGCAAGAAGGTTATGACAATCTTTCCAAAATTGCGCCAACCATCGTATACGATCGTGAGGATTGGAGAAATTCGCTTGCAGCTATTGGACAAGCGTTGGGCATGGAGGATCAAGCACAAGCGGTTATCAGCGCTTATGATCAGCAGGCTGCGGATGCGAGAACAGCTCTGACCCCTCTTCTATCGGAAGGCAAAAGTGCAGCCTTCATCCGCATGACCGCCAAAGATTTCCGAGTCTATTTCCCTAATTATATCGATGAAAAAACGCAAATCGAATGGCCAACCTATCCCGGTGTTCTATACAATGAGCTCGGAATAAAGCTGGATCCAACCGTTGAAAAGTGGCATCAGGAGCAGCCTAATTTTCAAAATGCGACGATTTCGCTGGAGATGCTGCCCGAATTGCAGGCTGACTATTTATTCGTTACGCTCGGCGGAGCCGGCAGCACAGACGAGGAAATTAAACAGGCGAAGGAAAGCTTCAGCGCGATTGAGCAATCCGCCGTGTGGAAATCGGTACCGGCCGTTAAAGCGGGCCATGTCATTTTCGTAAATGCAAGACATTGGATCAGCTCCGGCCCTCTAGCAAACAGCATGAAAATGGTTGATGTTGTGGCGGAGCTCGGTTCTTCTAATTAA
- a CDS encoding AraC family transcriptional regulator, translated as MRKPASVLQADDSYSYWKKQAAKAEFEQPAAALSEHENWPSEVKAMIDRTIHYMNEKYAEGMTRQKLSSIAGMSLWHYSHQFKHWVGQSPIDYLNSIRINKAKEQLLHSNLRIKEIAEKVGFEDEFYFSRKFKKAAGITPKQYAAWTNTRIASFSFPYAGHLLALGIIPCAAQVDPQRDVHRHAFFQHIPYPLRRSKRMEPDLVDYNRSALQQARPELILCDDMVNEQIIGSIGKIARTVVIPWLELDWRQQFRQIAALLGKGEDAACWLANYDQKAACAGERVRKLFQGDTISIVHLMQGHIVVYGRRNGGAVLYEDLKLNCPYDSENISILHEIKEQELPLFTGDRLLLIIDSDQASQHMWRQLQHSSVWTQLKAVKAGNVRRIQECPWLDYSPFAHNLMVEQAEELFRTN; from the coding sequence ATGAGAAAACCAGCTTCCGTCCTGCAAGCGGACGACAGTTACAGTTATTGGAAGAAGCAGGCCGCCAAGGCCGAGTTCGAGCAGCCGGCGGCGGCTTTAAGCGAACACGAAAACTGGCCTTCGGAAGTGAAAGCCATGATCGACCGAACTATCCATTATATGAATGAAAAATATGCAGAAGGCATGACCCGGCAGAAGCTGTCCTCCATCGCAGGCATGAGCCTATGGCATTACTCCCATCAATTCAAGCATTGGGTCGGGCAAAGCCCCATTGATTATTTGAACAGCATCCGGATCAACAAAGCGAAGGAGCAGCTGCTGCATTCTAATTTGCGGATTAAGGAAATTGCCGAAAAAGTCGGCTTTGAGGATGAATTTTATTTCAGCCGTAAGTTTAAGAAAGCGGCAGGCATAACGCCAAAACAATATGCAGCGTGGACGAATACACGAATTGCTTCCTTTTCCTTTCCCTATGCCGGACATTTGCTCGCTTTAGGCATTATTCCGTGTGCCGCACAGGTCGATCCGCAAAGGGATGTGCACCGTCATGCTTTTTTTCAGCATATTCCCTATCCGCTTCGACGATCCAAACGAATGGAGCCAGATTTAGTTGATTATAATCGCAGTGCGCTTCAGCAGGCAAGGCCCGAGCTCATTTTATGCGACGATATGGTGAATGAACAGATAATAGGCTCCATCGGCAAAATCGCCCGCACCGTCGTCATTCCTTGGCTTGAGCTAGACTGGCGGCAGCAGTTCAGGCAAATTGCAGCCCTGCTTGGTAAAGGAGAGGACGCTGCATGCTGGCTCGCGAATTATGATCAGAAAGCGGCTTGTGCCGGGGAGCGGGTCAGGAAGCTTTTTCAAGGGGATACGATTTCAATTGTTCATCTCATGCAGGGACATATCGTTGTGTATGGACGGCGTAACGGAGGGGCTGTCTTATATGAGGATTTGAAATTAAACTGCCCTTATGACTCAGAAAATATATCGATTTTGCATGAGATTAAGGAGCAGGAGCTGCCTCTTTTTACGGGAGATCGTCTGCTGCTTATTATTGATTCTGACCAAGCCTCTCAGCACATGTGGCGACAGCTTCAGCATAGCAGCGTATGGACACAGCTTAAAGCTGTAAAAGCGGGAAATGTGCGGCGAATACAGGAATGCCCCTGGCTAGACTACTCTCCTTTTGCCCACAATCTCATGGTAGAACAGGCAGAAGAATTATTTAGAACGAACTAA
- a CDS encoding GreA/GreB family elongation factor: protein MNHSIGLSYAQEQLVSQLAVLGVERKRFLDAYFVMPGKERMEMEQFLFLYTEAVQELLSETDVLMEEKLQSLVLIGSHITIEYPEYEALDSFTIVLPEQANPDENLISFLSPVGRQLLLARLGESITVATPSGPMRVILASIKYTANQFSREGGAVNGS, encoded by the coding sequence ATGAACCATAGTATCGGTTTGTCCTATGCCCAAGAACAGCTTGTGTCGCAGCTTGCCGTGTTAGGTGTCGAGAGGAAACGCTTCCTCGACGCCTATTTTGTTATGCCGGGGAAAGAGCGTATGGAGATGGAACAATTTCTATTTTTGTATACGGAGGCCGTGCAAGAGCTGCTCTCGGAAACGGACGTGCTAATGGAAGAAAAGCTTCAATCCCTAGTGCTTATTGGCAGCCATATTACGATTGAATATCCTGAATATGAAGCGTTGGATTCCTTTACCATCGTGCTGCCTGAGCAGGCCAATCCAGACGAAAATCTCATTTCCTTCCTGTCGCCTGTTGGCAGGCAATTGCTTTTGGCCCGTCTAGGCGAGTCGATCACTGTAGCGACACCATCGGGCCCTATGCGTGTCATTCTCGCTTCAATCAAGTACACTGCTAACCAATTTTCCAGGGAAGGAGGAGCTGTAAATGGATCTTAG
- a CDS encoding cation:proton antiporter regulatory subunit — protein MDLRESELPGIGRKYSLRTRSGEQLVIVVHNDERRDIFHMDADEPDEMRSMVTLDDEEARVVSAILAGITYKPKFLENQEIALDSLVIEWIRLEPLSKCVGKRIGELDIRKTTGATILAVVEKDKTKHINPGAEYVFTPGVTLVVAGERIQLNQLKKLLLNGAL, from the coding sequence ATGGATCTTAGAGAATCTGAATTGCCCGGTATTGGCCGAAAATACAGCCTGCGAACCCGCAGCGGGGAGCAGCTGGTTATCGTCGTTCATAACGATGAACGAAGGGATATTTTTCATATGGACGCTGATGAGCCTGATGAGATGCGGTCAATGGTCACACTTGATGACGAGGAAGCCAGAGTCGTATCGGCTATCCTTGCGGGCATTACCTATAAACCTAAATTTCTGGAAAACCAGGAAATAGCGTTAGATAGTTTAGTTATCGAATGGATTCGGCTGGAGCCTTTATCTAAATGCGTTGGCAAGCGGATTGGGGAGCTGGATATTCGCAAAACGACGGGTGCGACCATTTTGGCCGTAGTAGAGAAGGATAAGACGAAGCATATTAATCCTGGAGCGGAATACGTGTTTACGCCAGGCGTAACATTAGTCGTGGCAGGTGAACGCATTCAACTGAACCAATTAAAAAAACTTTTGCTGAATGGGGCACTTTAG